Within the Clostridium scatologenes genome, the region TCCTACTACTAACTTATTCTTTTCTGCATCCCTTATCCAATTATAATTATCTCTATCTTGATATCTCCTATTTGGATCTATGCATTCCATAGCAGCTTTATCTGTTTTAATTAAGTCTTCTTCTTTTCCACTTAAACAAACCCATCTAAAAGGCCCATATCCATAGTCAAATAATTGTGGTCCCATTATATCCTCTACATAAGAAGGGAATATAAAGCCATCTTTTTCATCTATTCCATTTTTAGATATTTCCTTAACTCCAGCGTCATAAACAGCTTTCATAAAGGCATTACCATAATCAAAGAAATATGTTCCTTTATCAACTAAAATCTTTATTAACTCAAAATGACGTTTTAAGCTCTTATCTACTAACTCATCAAATTTTTCTCTATCCTCTGCAAGAAGTTTTGTTCTCTCATCAAAAGTAATTCCCTGTGGACAATATCCTCCTTCATATACAGCATGACAAGAAGTTTGATCTGATAACAATTCTACTTTTATATTCTTTTTAACTACATATTCAAGTAAGTCTACTATATTTCCATGATAAGCAATAGACATAGGTTCTTTTTTCTCTATATATTCATGTGCAATTTTAAATATTTTATCTAAATCAGAAGAACATTCTTTAACCCATCCTTGATTAAGTCTTGTATCTATTCTAGATTGATCAACTTCTGCCACTATACCTACTCCATTAGCTATTTCTATAGCCTTTGGCTGAGCACCACTCATTCCTCCAAGACCTGAAGTTATAAATAAATGACCTCTTAAGTCTCCATCATTTGGTATTCCAAGTTTCATTCTTCCTGCATTAAGTAATGTATTAAAAGTACCATGAACTATACCCTGTGGTCCTATATACATCCATCCTCCTGCAGTCATCTGTCCATAATTTGCAACACCCATCTCTTCTGCTATTTCCCAATCCTTTTGATTGTCAAACATACCTACCATCATAGCATTTGTTATTATTACTCTTGGTGCATCTGGTTTTGATTTGAATAAACCAAGAGGATGACCAGATTCAACTACTAAAGTTTGATCTTGAGTCATAACCTCCAAATATTTTTTTATAAGTCTATACTGCATCCAGTTCTGGCACACACTACCTGTCTCTCCATAAGTAACTAGTTCATAAGGATATAAAGCTACTTCAAAATCTAGATTATTTTCTATCATAACTTGAAAAGCTTTACCTTCTGTACATTTTCCTTCATATTCATCAATAGGCTTTCCATAGATTCTTCCTTCTGGACGAAATCTATATCCATAAATTCTTCCTCTTGTTGTAAGCTCCTCTAAAAATTCAGGTATTAATTGTTCATGATATTTAGGTGGAATATATCTCAAAGCATTCTTTAATGCAATCTCAGTTTGTGATTTAGTTAAATGAAAACCTCTATCAGGTGCTCTTCTTATGCCTTCAATAAATTGGGGCATTTCAGGCAAATTATCATCCAATTTTATAGTCATAGCTTCTTTAATGTTAATATTATTAACCATGTTATTTTCCTCCTTAAAAGATCTATACTTAATTACACAAAATTGTACTTACTCACTTAAATTTGTTTCCAAAACTTGTTTAATGTCAAAATTTTCAATTTGAAGATAATATTCTGCACAATCAATTAATGCCTTCATTGGAACTAAGCCAATAACTTCTGCACCAATTACAGGAACACCATATCTTTTAGCTTCCATTTTCACCATTTCCTGAATAGTGTATATAGCTGTTTTTTCATAATTAACCATATTTATTGACACTTGAGCTATATTTCTTTCATTTAACATTACTCCAACAGCCTTAGCATATCTTAATCCTCCACTTATATGTCTTATTCTTCTAGATATTGCATTAGCTATTTCAATGTTATCTGTACCCAAATTTACATTATAAGCTATTAATGGGAACCTCGCTCCTATAACAGTAGCTCCACTTTTTTTGTTCATTTCACTTGGTCCAAAATCTGGTTTCCATTCAGGTTTTTTTATTTTTTCAAAGAAACCTTCATATTGGCCTTTTCTTACATTTGCTAAGTTTTGTCTTTCTGGACATGAAGCAGCATCTTCATATAAATAAACAGGTATATTTAATTCATCTCCAACCTTTTTTCCTAAATCTTTAGCAATTTGAACACATTCTTCAGTAGTTATATCTCTTATAGGAATAAAAGGTACTACATCTGTAGCTCCCATTCTTGGATGTGCTCCAGAATGCTTACTCATATCTATAAGTTCTGATGCTTTTTTTATAAGTTTAAAAGCAGCTTCCTTTGTTTCTTCTGGACCACCTATAAAAGTTACAACAGATCTATTGTGATCTTTATCTGAACAATAATCCAAGAGCTTTACACCCTCTATTTTTCTAACTTCATCCACAATTTTTTCAATTATTTCTTTATCTCTACCTTCACTAAAATTAGGCACACATTCTACTAATTTGCTCATACATATTTCCTCCTAATTGTTTATATTTCACTTCATTATAACGTCTACACATCTTTTAAACGTCTATAAATTATTATTATTTAGAATTTTCTTTTTAATTCAACATATTTTTTATAGACGCTAAATTTTTATTTTTCAAATTATTAAATAAAAATGGATAATATAAGCCCTCTCTTAATAATAAAATTAAAAGAGGGTTTATATTATCCTAAGTAATTAACCTATTTAAATCATCAACTTGATGCTGGTCCATAGCTTCATTTAAATACATTATGCCTTGTTTAGCATATTCTTGAAAGTCATCATCTAAAT harbors:
- the ftcD gene encoding glutamate formimidoyltransferase, which produces MSKLVECVPNFSEGRDKEIIEKIVDEVRKIEGVKLLDYCSDKDHNRSVVTFIGGPEETKEAAFKLIKKASELIDMSKHSGAHPRMGATDVVPFIPIRDITTEECVQIAKDLGKKVGDELNIPVYLYEDAASCPERQNLANVRKGQYEGFFEKIKKPEWKPDFGPSEMNKKSGATVIGARFPLIAYNVNLGTDNIEIANAISRRIRHISGGLRYAKAVGVMLNERNIAQVSINMVNYEKTAIYTIQEMVKMEAKRYGVPVIGAEVIGLVPMKALIDCAEYYLQIENFDIKQVLETNLSE
- a CDS encoding urocanate hydratase — protein: MVNNINIKEAMTIKLDDNLPEMPQFIEGIRRAPDRGFHLTKSQTEIALKNALRYIPPKYHEQLIPEFLEELTTRGRIYGYRFRPEGRIYGKPIDEYEGKCTEGKAFQVMIENNLDFEVALYPYELVTYGETGSVCQNWMQYRLIKKYLEVMTQDQTLVVESGHPLGLFKSKPDAPRVIITNAMMVGMFDNQKDWEIAEEMGVANYGQMTAGGWMYIGPQGIVHGTFNTLLNAGRMKLGIPNDGDLRGHLFITSGLGGMSGAQPKAIEIANGVGIVAEVDQSRIDTRLNQGWVKECSSDLDKIFKIAHEYIEKKEPMSIAYHGNIVDLLEYVVKKNIKVELLSDQTSCHAVYEGGYCPQGITFDERTKLLAEDREKFDELVDKSLKRHFELIKILVDKGTYFFDYGNAFMKAVYDAGVKEISKNGIDEKDGFIFPSYVEDIMGPQLFDYGYGPFRWVCLSGKEEDLIKTDKAAMECIDPNRRYQDRDNYNWIRDAEKNKLVVGTQARILYQDAIGRINIALKFNDMVRKGEIGPVMMGRDHHDVSGTDSPFRETSNIKDGSNVMADMAIQCYAGNAARGMSLVALHNGGGVGIGKSINGGFGLVLDGSYKADEIVKSALSWDVMSGVSRRSWARNEHSIETVMEFNKTHQGTDHVTLPYLVEGEGIKKEVEKYFGKLK